Proteins from one Penicillium digitatum chromosome 2, complete sequence genomic window:
- a CDS encoding RSC complex subunit (Sth1), putative, whose amino-acid sequence MASLHPAPNMAPGNVSLPANLTQQNVQEILQKYKQMQEQGVRPDDPEFLKAHNLLAAIQRQQTFQKQQRIAQQQAQQQRQQQQLNGATPEAANGSHGRTPSASSTTAPIATNASAVAMNQKNATVGSGSFSPEQLATLRNQILAFKMLSKNLAIPLRVQEQLFQNQKKSQPPTPTDNVTAAEKLIEAANDGAGSQAAESSDVEVMTREWYDNFQSPYDSLSKTISYTDHANRANRVRIPALLPPGIDLEQMREDREITLYNKITARKAELAQLPANLGVWDTSKSDAPTYDDSLKLKALIEYKSLNLLPKQRQYRKQLQSEMFHYSNLGMTANRSSHRRMKKQSLREARITEKLEKQQRDARESREKKKQYDQLQAILNHSADLANASVQQRTRSQKLGRMMISHHQHMEREEQRRVERTAKQRLQALKANDEETYLKLLGQAKDSRISHLLKQTDNFLKQLAASVKEQQRNLANRYGEAHEYDDESDQEIADSENEDDNNTTTGKKKVDYYAVAHRINEEVTSQPDMLVGGTLKEYQIKGLQWMISLYNNNLNGILADEMGLGKTIQTISLITHIIEKKKNNGPFLVIVPLSTLTNWNNEFDKWAPSVSKVVYKGPPNARKQQQQQIRWGNFQVLLTTYEYIIKDRPVLSKIKWTHMIVDEGHRMKNTQSKLSSTLSTYYTSRYRIILTGTPLQNNLPELWALLNFVLPNIFKSVKSFDEWFNTPFANTGGQDRMDLSEEEQLLVIRRLHKVLRPFLLRRLKKDVEKDLPDKQERVIKCRFSALQAKLYKQLVTHNKMAVTDGKGGKTGMRGLSNMLMQLRKLCNHPFVFEPVEDQMNPTRMSNDLLWRTAGKFELLDRVLPKFRATGHRVLMFFQMTQIMNIMEDFLRLRGMKYLRLDGSTKSDDRSDLLKQFNAPGSEYFCFLLSTRAGGLGLNLQTADTVIIYDSDWNPHQDLQAQDRAHRIGQKNEVRILRLISSNSVEEKILERAQFKLDMDGKVIQAGKFDNKSTNEERDALLRTLLDTAEAAEQIGDHDEMDDDELNEIMARSEEEIPIFQEIDRQRIANDQYGPGHRYPRLMSEQELPEIYMQEDNPVTEEVEIEVTGRGARERKVTKYDDGLTEEQWLMAVDADDDTIEEAIARKEARVERRKSNKAGRDGDDSSPEPSIIDDDETPQKQKRRRGPPPKRKAEEIVEETPQPKRKRGRQPKVPDTLNPTDRANLTRILDTVIQSLMDMEAEVQPEGSDSEEGPMVRSIIEPFMKPPPRSYYPDYYMIIQNPIAMDTIQKKVKRADYQSLREFRNDIHLLCQNARTYNEDGSVLFQDANDIETKCLVELRRLTEDHPEFSNFEDQYAGGDGSTEFASGADTPLTAGTPGQPKLKLTFNNPNRDSSSTLNGAEYGMGE is encoded by the exons ATGGCTTCCTTGCACCCAGCGCCAAACATGGCGCCTGGCAACGTGAGCTTGCCGGCTAACCTCACGCAGCAAAATGTCCAGGAGATACTCCAG AAATACAAGCAAATGCAAGAACAAGGCGTTCGTCCTGATGACCCGGAGTTTCTCAAGGCCCACAACCTACTTGCTGCCATTCAACGGCAGCAGACCTTTCAAAAACAACAGCGCATTGCTCAGCAGCAGGCTCAGCAGCAGCGccaacagcaacagctgAACGGTGCTACACCCGAAGCTGCCAATGGCTCTCATG GTCGCACACCTTCAGCTTCCTCGACTACCGCACCCATTGCCACCAATGCATCGGCAGTAGCTATGAACCAGAAGAATGCAACAGTTGGCAGCGGTAGCTTTTCACCAGAGCAACTGGCTACTCTTCGAAACCAAATCTTGGCTTTCAAGATGCTATCCAAGAACCTAGCCATTCCCTTACGCGTCCAAGAACAGCTTTTCCAAAACCAGAAGAAGTCTCAACCGCCTACTCCCACAGACAATGTTACCGCAGCCGAAAAGCTCATTGAAGCCGCTAATGACGGCGCTGGTAGCCAGGCTGCAGAGAGCTCAGATGTTGAAGTCATGACCAGAGAGTGGTATGACAACTTTCAGTCTCCTTATGACTCGTTGTCTAAGACCATCAGCTACACTGATCACGCCAACCGCGCGAATCGTGTGCGCATTCCTGCTCTCTTGCCACCTGGAATTGACTTGGAGCAGATGCGCGAGGATCGTGAGATCACATTGTATAATAAAATCACCGCCCGCAAAGCAGAGCTTGCCCAACTTCCCGCCAACCTCGGTGTATGGGACACTAGCAAGAGTGACGCGCCAACATACGATGACTCCCTCAAACTGAAGGCCCTGATTGAGTACAAATCACTTAATCTTCTACCCAAACAGCGACAGTACCGCAAGCAGCTCCAGAGCGAGATGTTCCACTACAGTAACCTCGGAATGACAGCCAATCGCTCGAGTCACCGCCGCATGAAGAAGCAGTCACTTCGCGAGGCTCGTATTACTGAGAAGCTTGAGAAACAACAGCGTGATGCTCGTGAATCccgagagaagaagaagcagtaCGATCAGCTGCAGGCCATCCTCAACCACAGCGCCGATCTGGCCAACGCTTCTGTCCAGCAACGTACGCGCTCGCAGAAGCTGGGTCGTATGATGATCTCACACCACCAGCACATGGAACGCGAAGAGCAGAGGCGCGTGGAGCGAACCGCCAAGCAACGTCTGCAGGCTTTGAAGGCCAACGACGAAGAGACTTACCTGAAACTTTTGGGACAGGCCAAGGACTCACGTATCTCTCATCTGCTCAAGCAGACCGATAACTTCCTCAAGCAGCTTGCTGCATCCGTCAAGGAACAACAGCGCAATTTGGCCAATCGTTATGGCGAGGCGCATGAGTATGACGACGAGTCTGACCAAGAGATCGCCGATAGTGAAAACGAGGATGACAATAACACTACcactggcaagaagaaggttgACTACTACGCTGTCGCTCATCGCATCAACGAAGAAGTTACCTCGCAGCCTGACATGCTCGTGGGAGGTACTCTCAAGGAGTACCAGATCAAGGGTCTGCAATGGATGATTTCACTGTACAACAATAACCTCAACGGTATTTTGGCTGACGAGATGGGTCTTGGAAAGACGATCCAGACCATCAGTTTGATTACTCACATCattgaaaagaagaagaacaatgGGCCGTTCTTGGTCATTGTTCCACTGTCCACGCTCACGAATTGGAACAACGAGTTTGATAAGTGGGCGCCCAGCGTGAGCAAGGTAGTCTACAAGGGCCCACCCAATGCACGaaagcagcaacagcaacagatCCGCTGGGGCAACTTCCAGGTTCTTCTCACCACCTACGAGTACATCATCAAGGATCGTCCGGTTCTCAGCAAGATCAAGTGGACACACATGATTGTCGATGAAGGTCACCGTATGAAGAACACACAGTCCAAGCTCAGCAGCACTCTCTCGACCTACTACACCAGTCGATACCGTATCATTTTGACCGGTACCCCACTTCAAAACAACTTGCCCGAACTATGGGCTCTTCTCAATTTCGTCCTCCCCAATATCTTCAAGTCTGTCAAGTCGTTTGACGAATGGTTCAACACTCCCTTTGCAAATACTGGTGGCCAAGACCGCATGGATCTGAGTGAAGAAGAGCAACTTCTCGTCATTCGTCGTCTTCACAAGGTTCTTCGGCCATTCCTTCTCAGGCGTTTGAAGAAGGACGTCGAGAAAGATTTGCCTGACAAGCAGGAGCGTGTCATCAAGTGCCGATTCTCTGCTTTGCAGGCCAAACTGTACAAGCAACTTGTAACCCACAACAAGATGGCTGTTACCGATGGTAAGGGCGGCAAGACTGGAATGCGTGGTCTCAGCAACATGCTTATGCAGTTGCGAAAGCTCTGCAACCATCCTTTCGTCTTTGAGCCTGTTGAAGACCAGATGAACCCTACTCGCATGTCCAACGACCTCCTTTGGCGGACAGCAGGAAAGTTTGAGCTGCTTGATCGTGTTCTTCCCAAGTTCCGTGCTACGGGCCACAGAGTCTTGATGTTCTTCCAGATGACTCAGATCATGAACATTATGGAGGATTTCCTTCGCCTTCGTGGAATGAAGTACCTTCGCCTGGATGGATCCACCAAGTCTGACGACCGATCGGACCTCTTGAAACAGTTCAACGCTCCTGGGTCTGAATACTTCTGCTTTTTACTTTCCACCCGTGCAGGTGGTCTTGGTCTCAACCTGCAGACTGCAGACACTGTAATTATTTATGATTCGGATTGGAACCCCCACCAGGATTTGCAAGCCCAAGATCGTGCCCATCGTATTGGTCAGAAGAACGAGGTCCGGATTTTACGGCTTATCAGCTCCAATTCAGTTGAAGAGAAGATTCTCGAGCGTGCACAGTTCAAGTTGGACATGGATGGCAAGGTTATCCAGGCCGGAAAGTTCGATAACAAGTCCACTAATGAAGAGCGAGATGCACTTCTTCGAACTCTTCTGGACACTGCGGAGGCTGCGGAACAGATCGGTGACCACGACGAaatggatgatgacgagcTCAATGAAATTATGGCACGATCCGAAGAAGAAATTCCCATCTTCCAGGAGATCGACAGGCAGCGAATCGCGAACGACCAATATGGTCCTGGCCACCGCTACCCTCGACTGATGTCCGAACAAGAATTGCCTGAAATTTACATGCAGGAGGATAATCCTGTCACCGAAGAAGTCGAGATTGAGGTCACTGGCCGTGGTGCTCGTGAGCGTAAGGTGACCAAGTACGATGATGGTCTCACCGAAGAGCAGTGGCTGATGGCTGTGGACGCCGATGACGACACTATTGAAGAAGCGATCGCACGCAAGGAAGCTCGTGTTGAGCGTCGCAAGTCTAACAAGGCTGGACGTGACGGAGATGACTCTTCACCCGAGCCGTCGATTATTGATGATGACGAGACTCCTCAAAAGCAGAAACGCCGTCGTGGTCCTCCTCCCAAGCGCAAGGCCGAGGAAATTGTGGAAGAAACTCCACAACCCAAGCGCAAGAGAGGCCGCCAACCGAAGGTTCCGGATACACTCAACCCCACTGACCGTGCCAACTTGACTCGCATTCTTGACACCGTGATTCAGTCGCTTATGGACATGGAGGCTGAGGTGCAACCAGAGGGCTCTGATAGTGAAGAAGGCCCCATGGTCCGTTCAATCATCGAACCCTTCATGAAGCCCCCGCCGCGTTCTTATTACCCCGACTACTACATGATTATTCAAAATCCCATCGCTATGGATACGATTCAGAAGAAGGTCAAGCGGGCCGATTACCAGAGTTTGAGGGAATTCCGCAACGACATCCACTTGCTTTGCCAGAATGCCCGCACATATAACGAGGATGGCAGTGTGCTATTCCAGGATGCCAATGACATTGAA ACCAAGTGCTTGGTGGAATTGCGACGACTGACCGAAGACCATCCCGAGTTTTCCAACTTTGAAGATCAGTATGCCGGCGGTGATGGCTCGACCGAGTTTGCCTCGGGCGCCGACACTCCGCTTACTGCTGGCACGCCAGGTCAGCCGAAGCTGAAGCTCACCTTCAACAATCCCAACCGGGATAGCTCCAGCACTTTAAACGGTGCTGAGTATGGCATGGGAGAGTGA